A genome region from Macrotis lagotis isolate mMagLag1 chromosome 4, bilby.v1.9.chrom.fasta, whole genome shotgun sequence includes the following:
- the RSL24D1 gene encoding putative ribosome biogenesis protein RLP24 produces the protein MRIEKCYFCSGPVYPGHGMMFVRNDCKVFRFCKSKCHKNFKKKRNPRKVRWTKAFRKAAGKELTVDNSFEFEKRRNEPVKYQRELWNKTVDAMKRVEEIKQKRQAKFIMNRLKKSKELQKVQAINEVKQNIHLIRAPLAGKGKQLEEKMVLKLQQDVDMEDGS, from the exons ATGCGCATCGAGAAGTGTTATTTCTGTTCCGGGCCGGTGTACCCGGGGCACGGCATGATGTTTGTCCGCAACGACTGTAAG gtTTTCAGATTTTGTAAATCTAAATGccataaaaactttaaaaagaagcGCAATCCTCGGAAGGTCAGATGGACTAAAGCCTTCCGAAAGGCAGCTGGCAAAGAACTTACAGTG gataattcatttgaatttgaaaaaCGTAGAAATGAGCCTGTCAAATACCAGAGAGAGCTATGGAATAAAACAG ttGATGCCATGAAGAGAGTAGAAGAGATCAAACAGAAACGTCAAGCTAAATTTATAATGAACAG ATTAAAGAAGAGCAAAGAACTACAGAAAGTTCAGGCCATCAACGAAGTCAAACAAAACATCCACCTTATTCGGGCACCTCTTGCAG gcaaaggaaagcaattggaagaaaaaatggtGCTCAAATTACAACAGGATGTGGACATGGAAGATGGTTCTTAG